In Lewinellaceae bacterium, a single window of DNA contains:
- a CDS encoding AAA family ATPase → MKKLPIGLQDFRGLREGDNLYIDKTPHIYKLVESGKYYFLSRPRRFGKSLTLSTIKELFRGSRELFDDLWVEERWDWTEQHPTPTT, encoded by the coding sequence ATGAAAAAGTTACCCATCGGCCTACAGGATTTTCGGGGGCTCCGAGAAGGTGATAACCTCTACATCGACAAGACACCACATATATATAAGCTCGTCGAGTCGGGCAAGTATTATTTCCTCTCCCGCCCGCGCCGCTTTGGCAAGTCGCTGACCCTGTCCACCATCAAGGAACTGTTTCGGGGTAGCCGGGAGTTGTTCGATGACCTATGGGTGGAGGAACGGTGGGATTGGACGGAACAACATCCTACCCCAACAACCTAA